CGGTCGGCCCCGCCGTGGTTCGACCGCGTCATGGGATTCGTCGGCGAGTACGGCATCATGCTCGCCCTCGTCCTCGTGGCGCTGTGGTGCTGGTGGAGCGTGCGCCGGCGGGGCACGGCCGAGGACTCGGTCGCCGGGGTCGCCGCGCTGGTCTGGGCGCCCCTGGCCGCCGGCGTCGCCCTGCTGGTCAACGTGCCGATCCGCGGGTTCGTGGAACGGCCGAGGCCGTTCCTGGACCACCAGGGGCTCGAGGTCCTGGTCGCCGGCAAGACCGACTTCTCCTTCGTCAGCGACCACTCCACGATGGCGATGGCCATCGGCGTCGGGGTGTTCGTCGCGAACCGCCGCTTCGGGTTCGCGGCGATCGGCCTCGCTCTCGCCGAGGGCTTCTGCCGGGTGTACATGGGCGTCCACTACCCGACCGACGTCGTCGGCGGGTTCGCGCTCGGCACGGCCGTGGTGCTGCTCCTCGCCCCGCCGGCGCAGGCCCTGCTCACCCCGCTGGTGTCGGCGGTCTCCCGTTCGGGTGTCGCGGGCCGGCTCGTACGGTCGCGCCGGGCGGTGACGCAGGACCAGGAGCACGAACTGCTCGACATTC
The genomic region above belongs to Streptomyces marianii and contains:
- a CDS encoding phosphatase PAP2 family protein, which codes for MAGLALDGVNPDVGLLYDINGLARSAPPWFDRVMGFVGEYGIMLALVLVALWCWWSVRRRGTAEDSVAGVAALVWAPLAAGVALLVNVPIRGFVERPRPFLDHQGLEVLVAGKTDFSFVSDHSTMAMAIGVGVFVANRRFGFAAIGLALAEGFCRVYMGVHYPTDVVGGFALGTAVVLLLAPPAQALLTPLVSAVSRSGVAGRLVRSRRAVTQDQEHELLDIPEPVVRPGHNDLAA